The proteins below are encoded in one region of Euzebyales bacterium:
- a CDS encoding FG-GAP repeat protein, producing the protein MNMTHVMVPAGVTKMGVFCMPAFVTNERSGARLRFRRGSARRMGSAGRARPNSTTVVRGVVVLVLLIAAVCRSVDPAQATTVAAQPADSVWADFDGDGFVDLAVGVPDESVAGSDGAGMVNVLYGGSGGLTSRDQVWHQDSAGVKGVAEPGDRFGASVAAGDFDGDGRADLAVGVPEESVAGSDGAGMVNVLYGGSGGLTSRDQVWHQDSVGILGGVEAFDFFGHAVAAGDFDGDGRADLAVGVPQESIGAVEFAGMVNVLYGGSGGLTSRDQVWHQDSPGIQDAAETEDEFGWSLADGDFDGDGRADLAIGVPFESVSVSGVGVGSVDVLYGGPGGLTSRDQVWHQDSPGIKGVAEFPDLFGWSVAAGDFDGDGRADLAVGVPNESLSGVERAGMVNVLYGGSGGLTSRDQVWHQGSAGILGGVEAGDRFGESVAAGDFDGDGRADLAAGVPAESVGGSNSAGMVNVLYGGSGGLTSRDQVWHQDSAGVKGVAEPGDRFGESVGAG; encoded by the coding sequence ATGAACATGACACATGTGATGGTTCCAGCGGGGGTGACCAAGATGGGCGTCTTCTGCATGCCGGCGTTCGTGACCAACGAGCGGTCGGGTGCGCGCCTCCGGTTCCGACGAGGATCGGCCCGGCGTATGGGGAGCGCTGGTCGAGCGCGACCGAACTCGACCACAGTCGTCCGGGGCGTCGTGGTGCTCGTACTGCTGATCGCGGCGGTGTGCCGGTCGGTGGATCCGGCGCAGGCGACTACGGTGGCTGCGCAGCCCGCAGACTCGGTGTGGGCCGACTTCGACGGTGATGGGTTCGTCGATCTGGCGGTGGGTGTCCCTGATGAGTCGGTTGCCGGGTCGGATGGCGCGGGGATGGTGAACGTGTTGTATGGCGGGTCTGGTGGGTTGACGTCCCGTGATCAGGTGTGGCATCAGGACAGCGCGGGCGTCAAGGGTGTCGCCGAGCCTGGTGACCGGTTCGGGGCGTCGGTTGCGGCGGGTGACTTCGATGGTGATGGCCGGGCTGATCTGGCGGTGGGTGTCCCTGAGGAGTCGGTTGCCGGGTCGGATGGCGCGGGGATGGTGAACGTGTTGTATGGCGGGTCCGGTGGGTTGACGTCCCGTGATCAGGTGTGGCATCAGGACAGCGTCGGCATCCTCGGCGGTGTCGAGGCGTTCGACTTCTTCGGGCACGCCGTGGCGGCGGGCGACTTCGATGGCGACGGTCGGGCGGATCTCGCAGTCGGTGTACCTCAGGAGTCCATCGGCGCCGTGGAGTTCGCAGGGATGGTCAATGTGCTGTATGGCGGGTCTGGTGGGTTGACGTCCCGTGATCAGGTGTGGCATCAGGACAGCCCGGGCATCCAGGACGCCGCCGAGACGGAGGACGAGTTCGGGTGGTCGCTGGCGGACGGTGACTTCGATGGCGACGGTCGGGCCGACCTGGCGATCGGTGTGCCGTTCGAGTCCGTGTCCGTCAGTGGCGTTGGCGTCGGATCCGTCGATGTGCTGTATGGCGGGCCTGGTGGGTTGACGTCCCGTGATCAGGTGTGGCATCAGGACAGTCCGGGCATCAAGGGTGTCGCTGAGTTCCCCGACCTCTTCGGATGGTCGGTCGCGGCGGGCGACTTCGACGGCGATGGTCGCGCCGACCTTGCGGTCGGTGTCCCCAACGAGTCCCTCAGCGGCGTCGAGCGCGCGGGGATGGTGAACGTGCTGTATGGCGGGTCTGGTGGCTTGACATCCCGTGATCAGGTGTGGCATCAGGGAAGTGCCGGGATCCTGGGCGGTGTCGAAGCCGGTGACCGGTTCGGGGAATCAGTTGCCGCCGGCGACTTCGACGGCGATGGTCGCGCCGACCTTGCGGCCGGTGTCCCCGCCGAGTCCGTTGGCGGATCGAACAGCGCGGGGATGGTGAACGTGCTGTATGGCGGGTCTGGTGGCTTGACGTCCCGTGATCAGGTGTGGCATCAGGACAGCGCGGGCGTCAAGGGTGTCGCCGAGCCTGGTGACCGATTCGGGGAGTCTGTTGGCGCCGGGTGA
- a CDS encoding histidine kinase dimerization/phosphoacceptor domain-containing protein, whose translation MTASTSARTTFGSDVAFAAVYAALTQVELWVFRSDVSNGQQLAASVLIALMAVTLAFRSRAPVPAYFVNGVAVVVTSAVVGVPGDVYPFGNIVLLYTMATVASTGVAVLGLATGLAGVAVYFGSLSEEPVLGAFTMILWALAWAAGRASLTRRIQVAVEHERGLSLAAAEAQEARLALEAQRRRMTREIHDLVGHTLNVMVVHAGAGRRAVGTDPGGARGAGDHRTRRTDGAGGAR comes from the coding sequence ATGACCGCGAGCACGAGCGCTCGGACGACGTTCGGGTCGGACGTCGCGTTCGCAGCGGTGTACGCCGCGCTCACCCAGGTCGAGCTCTGGGTGTTCAGGTCGGATGTCAGCAACGGCCAGCAGCTCGCGGCGAGCGTCCTGATCGCCCTCATGGCGGTCACGCTGGCGTTCCGGTCGCGCGCGCCCGTGCCCGCCTACTTCGTCAACGGGGTTGCGGTCGTCGTGACCTCGGCGGTCGTCGGCGTGCCGGGCGACGTCTACCCGTTCGGCAACATCGTGCTGCTCTACACGATGGCCACCGTCGCCTCGACCGGCGTCGCCGTGCTCGGGCTCGCCACTGGGCTCGCCGGCGTCGCCGTCTACTTCGGCTCGCTCAGCGAGGAGCCGGTGTTGGGTGCGTTCACCATGATCCTGTGGGCGCTGGCCTGGGCCGCCGGGCGCGCGAGCCTGACCCGGCGCATTCAGGTCGCCGTGGAGCACGAGCGGGGCCTGTCGCTGGCCGCTGCCGAGGCGCAGGAGGCGCGCCTGGCGCTCGAGGCGCAGCGGCGGCGGATGACGCGGGAGATCCACGACCTGGTGGGCCACACCCTCAACGTCATGGTCGTCCACGCGGGTGCGGGCCGGCGGGCGGTCGGCACCGACCCCGGGGGAGCGCGCGGCGCTGGAGACCATCGAACGCGTCGGACGGACGGCGCTGGGGGAGCTCGATGA
- a CDS encoding VOC family protein produces the protein MRNSIIERTFGRHRHLRWLLMLAIDHAIIAVDDPATWARQLRHRAGLTAVPGGRHEGTGTGNWIVPLGDTYLELMTVVDRAEAEVSALGRWLLEQIRNGDRLAGVCLRTDAIDEIAQRLDRTPEAMSRRADDGTVLRWRLVGLDAALSDGALPFFIEWDIDDGQHPGAMAADHAATPGGIRWIEVGGDRGRLDAWLGDDVLPIRWVDEAPGPRTVAIATSERLVQITATGLA, from the coding sequence ATGCGCAACAGCATAATCGAACGGACGTTCGGTCGCCACCGTCACCTACGATGGCTCCTCATGCTGGCCATCGATCACGCGATCATCGCGGTCGACGACCCCGCGACGTGGGCCCGGCAGCTGCGGCACCGGGCCGGCCTCACGGCCGTCCCAGGTGGACGCCACGAAGGCACCGGCACGGGCAACTGGATCGTGCCGCTCGGGGACACCTACCTCGAGCTCATGACCGTCGTCGACCGCGCCGAGGCCGAGGTGAGCGCGCTCGGCCGGTGGCTGCTCGAGCAGATCCGCAACGGGGATCGCCTGGCGGGCGTATGCCTGCGGACCGACGCCATCGACGAGATCGCACAGCGCCTCGATCGGACGCCCGAGGCGATGTCGCGTCGCGCCGACGACGGTACCGTGCTGCGCTGGCGGCTGGTCGGGCTCGATGCGGCGCTGTCGGACGGGGCGCTGCCGTTCTTCATCGAGTGGGACATCGACGACGGTCAGCATCCGGGCGCGATGGCGGCCGATCACGCCGCGACCCCGGGGGGCATCCGATGGATCGAGGTCGGCGGCGACCGGGGGCGCCTTGACGCCTGGCTGGGCGACGACGTCCTGCCCATCCGCTGGGTCGACGAGGCACCGGGCCCGCGCACCGTCGCGATCGCGACGTCCGAGCGCCTCGTGCAGATCACCGCCACCGGCCTCGCCTGA
- a CDS encoding antibiotic biosynthesis monooxygenase: MNTVALVVKLTAREGLEDEVAQFLTGAVGLANQEEGTPVWFALRSTTSTFWIVDAFPGEQERSAHLDGPIAAALMNNADRLLSAPPEINRADVLASKTP, encoded by the coding sequence ATGAACACCGTCGCACTCGTCGTGAAGCTGACCGCCCGCGAAGGGCTCGAGGACGAGGTCGCGCAGTTCCTCACCGGAGCGGTCGGCCTCGCCAACCAGGAGGAGGGCACGCCGGTCTGGTTTGCACTGCGCTCCACTACGTCGACCTTCTGGATCGTCGACGCCTTCCCCGGTGAGCAGGAGCGCAGCGCCCATCTCGACGGGCCCATCGCGGCTGCGTTGATGAACAACGCCGACCGTCTGCTCAGCGCACCGCCGGAGATCAACAGAGCCGACGTCCTGGCGTCGAAGACCCCGTAG
- a CDS encoding alpha-ketoglutarate-dependent dioxygenase AlkB — protein sequence MTGTLTFQGSLFDTATTTPEYAADFAGLRRHHLPDGAWVDRLPGWVRGADALYDAAERYLPWRTGTERIRGADVPRPRLVASVQRGTLPPQLRLLGELSDVLSERYGIALDRIACNLYRNGRDSVAWHGDRIARDLPEATVAIVSLGEPRPFRLRPRGGGSSLSWAVGRGDLLVMGGSCQRTCEHAIPKAANAGPRIAVMYRHAYEAP from the coding sequence ATGACCGGGACGCTCACCTTCCAGGGATCGCTGTTCGACACCGCAACCACGACGCCGGAGTACGCGGCCGACTTCGCCGGATTGCGCCGGCACCACCTACCGGACGGCGCGTGGGTCGACCGGCTTCCAGGCTGGGTCCGCGGCGCCGACGCGCTCTACGACGCCGCCGAACGGTACCTGCCATGGCGCACCGGTACCGAGCGGATCCGGGGTGCAGACGTGCCGCGTCCCCGGCTGGTCGCCAGTGTCCAGCGTGGGACGCTGCCGCCCCAGCTCCGGCTGCTCGGCGAGTTGTCGGACGTCCTCAGCGAGCGCTACGGCATTGCGCTCGACCGGATCGCCTGCAACCTGTACCGCAACGGGCGCGACAGCGTGGCGTGGCACGGCGACCGCATCGCCCGTGACCTGCCGGAGGCCACGGTGGCGATCGTGTCGCTCGGGGAGCCGCGGCCGTTCCGCCTGCGGCCTCGCGGAGGCGGGTCCAGCCTGAGCTGGGCCGTGGGACGCGGCGATCTGCTGGTCATGGGCGGGTCATGCCAGCGCACCTGCGAGCACGCCATCCCCAAGGCCGCAAACGCCGGCCCCCGCATCGCGGTGATGTACCGGCACGCCTACGAGGCTCCATAG
- a CDS encoding ATP-binding protein — protein sequence MLDTDAMDRAPLPGLDQLDRLADQVGRAGLQVRLVRDIDGHVSAAQGATIYRIVQEALTNTLRHAEAAHASVTVRRSDGELVVVVVDDGRGSDAPAGRGLRGMAERVAVHGGSLAYGTRDGGGYQVTASIPVETVT from the coding sequence ATGCTCGACACGGACGCGATGGACCGCGCGCCGCTGCCGGGTCTGGATCAGCTCGATCGCCTCGCGGACCAGGTCGGTCGGGCCGGGCTACAGGTACGGCTCGTCCGGGACATCGACGGTCATGTGTCCGCAGCGCAGGGCGCCACGATCTACCGCATCGTGCAGGAGGCGCTGACCAACACGCTGCGACACGCCGAGGCGGCCCACGCCAGTGTCACGGTGCGGCGATCGGACGGGGAACTGGTGGTCGTGGTCGTCGACGACGGTCGGGGCTCCGACGCGCCCGCGGGACGTGGCCTGCGCGGGATGGCCGAGCGCGTCGCGGTGCACGGAGGATCGCTGGCCTACGGTACGCGCGACGGCGGCGGGTACCAGGTGACCGCCAGCATCCCGGTGGAGACCGTCACGTGA
- a CDS encoding cysteine desulfurase-like protein yields MIALDDVRARFPALRATTADGRPVVHADAPGGTQVPEQVVEAMTAYLRAGSANAHGAFPTSQATDALCTEVRTQAAAFLGGRADGIVFGPNMTTLTLHVADALATEVEAGDRIVCTRLDHDANVSPWLHLAERTGATVDWVDLDPKTGMLDLDTLQVDERTCLVAFPGASNALGTLVDPTPFVEAAETVGAVTFMDAVHAAPHVPIDQRAAGVDLVVCSPYKFFGPHAGVLSADPELLARWTPRKVRPSPDSGPERWQNGTAAFEAIAGTGAALDYLDEIGMDAIGAHERDLSRRFLAGLERLPHVRLHGVEGVDGRTPTFAVTVDGWAPQAVAECMAADGIYVWAGHYYAIEPMRRLGLLDTGGAVRIGFVHYHGSDDVDRALDALDRLS; encoded by the coding sequence ATGATCGCGCTTGACGACGTCCGTGCCCGGTTCCCCGCCCTGCGCGCCACGACCGCGGACGGACGGCCGGTCGTCCACGCCGACGCCCCCGGCGGCACCCAGGTCCCCGAGCAGGTGGTCGAGGCGATGACCGCCTACCTGCGGGCGGGCAGCGCCAACGCACACGGCGCGTTCCCTACGTCGCAGGCGACCGATGCGCTCTGTACCGAGGTGCGTACGCAGGCAGCCGCGTTCCTGGGAGGGCGGGCCGACGGCATCGTCTTCGGTCCGAACATGACGACGCTGACCCTGCACGTCGCGGATGCGCTCGCTACCGAGGTCGAGGCTGGCGATCGCATCGTGTGCACGCGCCTGGACCACGACGCCAACGTCTCACCCTGGCTGCACCTCGCCGAGCGCACCGGCGCGACCGTTGACTGGGTCGATCTCGATCCGAAGACAGGGATGCTCGATCTCGACACGCTGCAGGTCGACGAGCGGACGTGTCTGGTGGCCTTCCCTGGCGCGTCGAACGCGCTCGGGACGCTGGTGGACCCCACGCCGTTCGTAGAGGCGGCGGAGACGGTGGGTGCGGTGACGTTCATGGACGCCGTGCACGCCGCACCGCACGTGCCGATCGACCAGCGAGCCGCGGGCGTCGACCTTGTGGTGTGCTCGCCGTACAAGTTCTTCGGCCCCCACGCCGGTGTGCTGTCGGCCGATCCCGAGCTGCTTGCACGGTGGACGCCCCGCAAGGTCCGCCCGTCACCCGACAGCGGCCCCGAGCGGTGGCAGAACGGCACCGCCGCTTTCGAGGCGATCGCCGGGACGGGCGCGGCCCTGGACTACCTCGACGAGATCGGCATGGACGCGATCGGCGCGCACGAACGCGACCTGTCGCGACGGTTTCTCGCGGGCCTGGAGCGGCTGCCACACGTCCGTCTGCACGGTGTCGAGGGCGTGGACGGCCGCACCCCGACGTTCGCCGTCACGGTCGACGGATGGGCGCCGCAGGCTGTCGCGGAGTGCATGGCCGCCGACGGCATCTACGTGTGGGCCGGGCACTACTACGCCATCGAGCCGATGCGACGCCTGGGCCTGCTGGACACCGGGGGTGCCGTGCGCATCGGGTTCGTGCACTACCACGGCTCCGATGACGTCGACCGCGCGCTGGACGCGCTCGACCGCCTCTCCTGA
- a CDS encoding acetamidase/formamidase family protein, with product MTTHEIRVDYSVPLAGEPAKGHNRWHPDIPPVVRCAPGDEVVMDTRDALDGQLTPDSTVDHVANADLGPVHPLTGPVYIEGAEPGDLLVVDVVDVTPADFGFTVQIPGFGFLRDDFPEPHMIRWRMADGWATSDDLPGVRIPAAPFLGTFGVAPSRDLMTEITDREQDLLDRGGMVLPPDPARAVPDDPAIAGEALRTVPPRENAGNVDIRQCGVGARLYIPVWTEGALFSGGDAHYAQGDNESCGTAIEMRSTFRFRFDLRKGEAAERNLRRLRFEREDYSVPPEFAAPRSFYATTGLSIDADGVNYSEDVTVATRDALREMIDHLVSERGFDRQQAYAICSVAVDLRIAALPDVPNMVVTALLPTAIFTE from the coding sequence ATGACGACCCACGAGATCCGCGTCGACTACTCGGTGCCGCTGGCCGGCGAGCCGGCCAAGGGCCACAACCGCTGGCACCCCGACATCCCACCCGTCGTGCGCTGCGCACCGGGCGACGAGGTCGTCATGGACACCCGCGACGCGCTCGACGGCCAGTTGACGCCCGACTCGACCGTCGACCACGTCGCCAACGCCGACCTCGGGCCGGTGCATCCGCTGACCGGTCCGGTCTACATCGAAGGTGCGGAGCCAGGTGACCTGCTGGTCGTCGACGTCGTCGACGTCACGCCCGCCGACTTCGGATTCACCGTGCAGATCCCCGGCTTCGGGTTCCTCCGCGACGACTTCCCCGAGCCGCACATGATCCGCTGGCGGATGGCAGACGGCTGGGCCACCTCCGACGACCTTCCTGGTGTGCGCATCCCGGCGGCGCCGTTCCTGGGCACGTTCGGCGTCGCACCGTCGCGCGACCTGATGACCGAGATCACGGACCGCGAGCAGGACCTGCTCGACCGCGGGGGCATGGTGCTGCCGCCGGACCCCGCACGCGCGGTCCCCGACGATCCTGCGATCGCCGGTGAGGCGCTGCGCACGGTGCCGCCGCGCGAGAATGCCGGCAACGTCGACATCCGCCAGTGCGGGGTGGGCGCGCGCCTGTACATCCCAGTCTGGACGGAGGGGGCGTTGTTCTCCGGCGGTGACGCGCACTACGCCCAGGGCGACAACGAGAGCTGCGGCACGGCGATCGAGATGCGGTCGACGTTCCGGTTCCGCTTCGACCTGCGCAAAGGCGAGGCTGCCGAGCGCAACCTGCGCCGGTTGCGCTTCGAGCGTGAGGACTACTCCGTGCCGCCCGAGTTCGCCGCGCCGCGCAGCTTCTACGCGACCACGGGCCTGTCGATCGACGCCGACGGCGTCAATTACTCCGAAGACGTCACCGTCGCCACCCGCGACGCGCTGCGCGAGATGATCGACCACCTCGTCAGTGAGCGCGGGTTCGACCGGCAGCAGGCTTACGCGATCTGCAGCGTGGCCGTCGACCTGCGCATCGCCGCGTTGCCAGACGTGCCGAACATGGTGGTCACCGCCCTCCTGCCCACCGCGATCTTCACCGAATGA
- a CDS encoding molybdopterin-dependent oxidoreductase, whose protein sequence is MATVTEDDVEEQRSTAATPQWPAALAGVLAALAALAGGELVAALVPGARSPVTSIGAVVIDLAPPALKDAAIDLLGTADKPVLIGTVHTVLLVAAAATGILAAQRWWAGVAGVTLLGVVAMSAALADTAVSGVAALLPSVVATIVGIGTLWWLTHAVRDWTDPADDEQRRTFLRAAAMAGGATVVAGGLGRFLISQAEAATAPSTATLPRADEPLPALPADASLEVEGITPFVTPNDDFYRIDTALRIPNVDVEDWSLQVTGMVDNPLELTFDQLQRYEIVEADVTLACVSNEVGGDLVDNARWRGVRLADVLADARVRPGADQLVGRAVDGFTTGAPLEVVTGGRDALIAIGMNGEPLPRKHGYPARLVVPGLYGYVSATKWLAELELTTFDAFDAYWVPRGWAERAPIKTQARIDVPRPLDTIAPGPTAVAGVAWAQTRGISKVEVRVDDGPWQEARLSEEVGADTWRQWVYEWDATPGSHDLRVRATDGTGRTQTAERQPPRPDGATGRHGIVVTVSEG, encoded by the coding sequence ATGGCCACGGTCACCGAAGACGACGTCGAGGAGCAGCGGTCGACCGCCGCCACGCCGCAATGGCCAGCGGCGCTCGCCGGCGTGCTCGCGGCCCTGGCGGCCCTTGCAGGCGGCGAACTGGTCGCGGCGCTCGTGCCGGGCGCACGGTCGCCGGTCACCTCGATCGGCGCGGTCGTAATCGACCTCGCTCCACCTGCCCTGAAGGACGCCGCGATCGACCTGCTGGGCACCGCCGACAAGCCGGTCCTCATCGGCACCGTCCACACGGTGCTGCTGGTCGCCGCCGCCGCCACCGGGATCCTCGCGGCGCAGCGCTGGTGGGCCGGCGTCGCCGGTGTCACGCTGCTGGGCGTGGTGGCGATGTCCGCGGCGCTGGCGGACACTGCGGTGTCGGGCGTCGCGGCGCTCCTGCCGTCAGTGGTGGCCACGATCGTGGGCATCGGCACGTTGTGGTGGCTGACGCACGCGGTGCGTGACTGGACGGACCCCGCCGACGACGAGCAGCGGCGCACGTTCCTCCGCGCCGCCGCCATGGCCGGTGGAGCCACCGTGGTCGCGGGTGGGCTCGGCCGGTTCCTGATCAGCCAGGCGGAGGCGGCGACCGCACCGTCGACCGCGACACTGCCCCGTGCGGACGAGCCGCTGCCCGCGCTGCCCGCGGACGCGTCGCTCGAGGTCGAGGGGATCACGCCGTTCGTCACCCCGAACGACGACTTCTACCGGATCGACACCGCGCTGCGGATCCCAAACGTCGACGTGGAGGACTGGTCGCTGCAGGTCACCGGGATGGTCGACAACCCCCTCGAGCTAACGTTCGATCAGCTGCAGCGCTACGAGATCGTCGAAGCCGACGTGACGCTGGCGTGCGTGTCGAACGAGGTCGGCGGCGACCTGGTGGACAACGCCCGCTGGCGAGGCGTGCGACTGGCCGACGTGCTGGCCGATGCGCGGGTGCGGCCGGGTGCCGACCAGCTGGTCGGCCGGGCCGTCGACGGGTTCACCACCGGAGCACCGCTGGAGGTCGTCACCGGCGGCCGCGACGCCCTGATCGCCATCGGGATGAACGGCGAACCGCTGCCGCGCAAGCACGGCTACCCTGCCCGGCTCGTGGTGCCCGGCCTCTACGGCTACGTGTCGGCCACCAAGTGGCTCGCCGAGCTCGAGTTGACCACGTTCGACGCCTTCGACGCCTACTGGGTACCACGGGGATGGGCGGAACGGGCGCCGATCAAAACCCAGGCCCGCATCGACGTGCCACGTCCGCTGGACACCATCGCACCGGGCCCGACGGCGGTCGCAGGGGTCGCGTGGGCGCAGACCCGGGGGATCTCCAAGGTCGAGGTCCGGGTCGACGACGGTCCCTGGCAGGAGGCGCGGCTGTCCGAGGAGGTCGGTGCCGACACCTGGCGGCAGTGGGTCTATGAATGGGACGCCACACCCGGCAGCCACGACCTGCGCGTGCGCGCCACGGACGGCACCGGGCGGACCCAGACTGCGGAGCGGCAGCCGCCGCGACCGGACGGCGCGACCGGACGGCACGGCATCGTCGTGACGGTGTCCGAGGGCTGA
- a CDS encoding MaoC family dehydratase has product MGDHSTASEVWPGGAPATGDTASMQRTVTTRDIELFSEISGDFNPLHYDEAYAAASPFGGIVVQGGVTTAILNAVVAQHLPGPGSVFLNLTLDFRAPVRPGDTITGRVEVVEVRADKPIASCRVSVTRDDDVTAVEGTAVTWTMPPPALTERPDRGPVTSGGA; this is encoded by the coding sequence ATGGGTGATCACTCGACCGCCTCGGAGGTGTGGCCTGGCGGTGCGCCCGCCACCGGGGACACCGCCAGCATGCAGCGGACGGTGACGACGCGCGACATCGAGCTGTTCTCCGAGATCAGCGGCGACTTCAACCCGCTGCACTACGACGAGGCCTACGCGGCGGCGTCACCGTTCGGCGGGATCGTGGTGCAGGGTGGGGTGACGACCGCGATCCTCAACGCGGTGGTGGCCCAGCACCTGCCGGGCCCGGGCTCGGTGTTCCTCAACCTCACGCTGGACTTCCGCGCGCCGGTGCGGCCGGGGGACACCATCACGGGCAGAGTCGAGGTGGTCGAGGTCCGCGCCGACAAGCCGATCGCGAGCTGCCGGGTGTCGGTGACCCGCGACGACGACGTGACCGCCGTGGAGGGCACCGCCGTCACCTGGACCATGCCGCCTCCGGCGTTGACGGAACGTCCGGATCGGGGCCCCGTCACCTCAGGCGGCGCATGA
- a CDS encoding helix-turn-helix domain-containing protein: MRIALAVTQTCFSSGVAALLDILGTAEAHRADVDTSIPPLRLRVLAPDLRVTTSSGMDVPVDGPLSDLGDHDVVVVPAMGTMTGDDTLAGLRRADARAVVAAISDLAPTAHTVAAACTGVFPVAEAGWLERRRATTSWWLWPAFRQRYPSVTLDVDAMVVADDHVVTAGAAFAHIDLALALVRRHSAALADHVAQLLVIDQRPSQSAYIAIDHLVHNDPLVLAFEHHARAHLSEPLDIGDVATAIGTSRRTLERRTAAALGMSPLSVIQRLRVERAEHLARTTGRSLQRIASEVGYANASTLRALMRRLR, encoded by the coding sequence ATGCGAATCGCCTTGGCCGTCACCCAGACCTGCTTCAGCTCCGGGGTCGCGGCACTCCTGGACATCCTGGGGACGGCCGAGGCGCACCGCGCCGACGTCGACACGTCGATCCCTCCCCTGCGGCTGCGTGTTCTGGCACCGGATCTGCGGGTGACCACGAGCAGTGGCATGGACGTGCCTGTCGACGGTCCCTTGTCGGACCTCGGCGACCACGACGTCGTGGTCGTGCCGGCCATGGGCACGATGACCGGCGACGACACCCTGGCAGGTCTGCGCCGCGCTGACGCGCGCGCTGTGGTCGCGGCCATCAGCGACCTCGCCCCGACCGCACACACCGTGGCGGCCGCCTGTACGGGCGTGTTCCCGGTCGCCGAGGCGGGATGGCTGGAACGACGTCGCGCCACCACCAGCTGGTGGCTGTGGCCGGCCTTTCGACAGCGCTATCCATCAGTCACGCTCGACGTCGACGCGATGGTGGTCGCCGACGACCACGTGGTGACGGCCGGTGCCGCGTTCGCGCACATCGATCTCGCGCTCGCGCTGGTCCGTCGGCACAGCGCGGCTCTGGCCGACCACGTGGCGCAGCTGCTGGTGATCGACCAGCGCCCCTCGCAGAGCGCCTACATCGCAATCGACCACCTGGTCCACAACGACCCGCTCGTGCTCGCGTTCGAGCACCATGCACGGGCGCATCTGAGCGAGCCGCTCGACATCGGCGACGTCGCCACCGCGATCGGGACGAGCCGGCGCACGCTCGAACGACGTACCGCCGCGGCGCTGGGGATGAGCCCGCTGTCCGTCATTCAGCGCCTCCGGGTGGAGCGCGCCGAGCACCTCGCGCGGACGACAGGCCGCAGCCTCCAACGGATCGCGTCGGAGGTCGGCTACGCCAACGCGTCCACCCTGCGGGCGCTCATGCGCCGCCTGAGGTGA
- a CDS encoding MBL fold metallo-hydrolase, translating to MSIEHLTTHGVFTLDSQSFDVTNNVWLVGDDDEVVVIDAAHDAALIWEAVGGRRVPMIVCTHGHNDHINAAVELGDLVDAPIALHANDRMLWNAVHADRAPDLDLSDGQVISVGGVDLTVVHTPGHSPGSVCLRGNGVLFSGDTLFQGGPGATGRAYSDFDAIIASIRDRLLTLPQDMVVHTGHGDSTTIGEESGSLPDWIARGH from the coding sequence GTGAGCATCGAGCACCTGACCACCCACGGCGTCTTCACCCTCGACAGCCAATCGTTCGACGTCACCAACAACGTCTGGCTCGTCGGCGACGACGACGAGGTCGTCGTGATCGACGCCGCCCACGACGCGGCGCTGATCTGGGAGGCGGTCGGCGGACGCCGCGTCCCGATGATCGTCTGCACGCACGGGCACAACGACCACATCAATGCGGCGGTCGAGCTCGGCGATCTCGTCGACGCGCCCATCGCCCTGCACGCCAACGACCGGATGCTGTGGAACGCCGTCCACGCCGACCGCGCTCCGGATCTGGACCTGAGCGACGGCCAGGTCATCTCGGTCGGCGGCGTTGACCTGACGGTGGTGCACACGCCGGGACACTCCCCCGGCTCGGTGTGCCTGCGCGGCAACGGCGTGCTGTTCTCGGGCGACACCCTGTTCCAGGGCGGGCCTGGCGCCACCGGCCGCGCCTATTCGGATTTCGACGCGATCATCGCGTCGATCCGTGACCGCCTGCTGACCCTGCCGCAGGACATGGTGGTCCACACCGGACACGGGGACAGCACGACGATCGGCGAGGAGTCGGGGTCACTGCCCGACTGGATCGCGCGCGGTCACTGA